The Papaver somniferum cultivar HN1 chromosome 3, ASM357369v1, whole genome shotgun sequence genome includes a region encoding these proteins:
- the LOC113355949 gene encoding probable CCR4-associated factor 1 homolog 7, protein MSDVLKDDSIEIRDVWSDNLESEFEYIRKIVDDFPYIAMDTEFPGIVLRPVGNFKTSSEYHYQTLKANVDMLKLIQLGLTFSDEDGNLPTGNDNKYCVWQFNFKEFNVNDDVFAQDSIELLRQCGIDFGKNSEKGIDALRFSELLMTSGVVLNDNVHWVTFHSGYDFGYLLKLLTCRTLPDSQTEFFELIKVFFPEIYDIKHLMKYCNSLHGGLNKLAELLRVERVGVCHQAGSDSLLTACTFRKLKQQYFSGSTEKYSGVLYGLGVENGQNTN, encoded by the coding sequence ATGTCTGATGTATTAAAAGACGATTCGATTGAAATCAGAGATGTATGGAGTGATAATCTGGAATCTGAGTTTGAATATATTCGTAAAATAGTTGATGATTTTCCATATATAGCTATGGATACTGAGTTTCCAGGGATTGTTTTGCGTCCAGTTGGTAATTTCAAAACTAGTTCTGAATATCATTATCAAACACTTAAAGCAAATGTTGATATGTTGAAATTGATTCAATTAGGGCTTACTTTTTCTGATGAAGATGGGAATTTACCAACAGGGAACGATAATAAGTACTGTGTTTGGCAATTCAATTTTAAGGAGTTTAATGTGAATGATGATGTGTTTGCTCAAGATTCCATTGAATTGTTGCGGCAATGTGGGATTGATTTTGGTAAGAATAGTGAAAAGGGGATTGATGCTCTTCGTTTCAGTGAGTTGTTGATGACATCTGGGGTTGTGTTGAATGATAATGTTCATTGGGTTACGTTTCACAGTGGTTATGATTTCGGGTACTTGTTGAAGCTGCTTACTTGTAGGACATTGCCTGATTCACAGACTGAGTTTTTCGAGCTTATCAAAGTGTTTTTCCCAGAGATTTATGATATCAAACATTTGATGAAGTACTGTAACAGCCTTCACGGTGGGTTGAACAAGCTTGCGGAATTGCTTCGTGTGGAAAGAGTTGGGGTTTGTCATCAAGCTGGTTCTGATAGTTTGCTCACTGCTTGTACATTCAGGAAACTGAAACAGCAATACTTTAGTGGATCAACTGAGAAATACTCAGGTGTGTTGTATGGTCTTGGTGTTGAAAATGGCCAAAATACTAATTGA